The genomic region GGGCatgaaaaactgaaccctagcactccgggtcctattttatagacgtccggatatggtccggctcgaccggattgcactgtctggcccaggcttcctttagttattggaagcccagggcttctaatatacaatatatatatatatatatatatatatatatatatatatatatatatatatatatatatatatatatatatatatatatatatatatagaaaaaaGAACATGCATCGTCGGTGAACAGAGCAGCCATATAGCCTATAGGACGGTTCAGTAGCCAACGGGGGGTGGTGCATGTTCGACCGAGGGGCAGGTCATATGCCACCGGTCGTGATTTTACCAAAAAATAGCACGTCACATGCCGTGCAGGCTGCCGCCTGCAGGTGGCCGCACCGTGCGGGCCTCAAATCTGCCACACGCATTGTACAGCAGCAGGCTGTGTGTGCCATTCCCGCTTGCCGCCTGTGGCTGTGCCGCTGTGGCCGCACTGCCATGCCCGTGTACTCCTATGGACTGTCTACGAGTGCTAAAAAATCCAACTACAAACTCGCCAAATGGCTGCCCTACGCTTGGGGCTGGAAATGGATGTCTAGAAATCTGAATTATCTGTATTCATATTCGCTAAAACGGTTAATTTGGATATCCATATCCGTATTCAATTTCAATAGGGATATTAAATAGATGTATCCGAATTCGATTTATAGTACTTTTCTCTATCTGATTCTATATTCGTATTCGAAAAAACATGAAACATCCGATACTATCGGTATCCATGGAAAAAAATATATCCCATGAAACCATTTAAAACCTAACTTTATCACTAATTACTAATTAAAATGATTTAAGTTTAATAATATAATAAAAAGATATATCATCTAAAATATTAAAAAATATTTAtatgataaataaataaatatatcaaaCTTATATTTCTAGTGATATTCAATAATAAAATTCAATAGATTCCATAAACATTCAATTATAACTCTCCACTTTATATATAGTGAATACATTTCAATGGAGTTCCATAAACATTCAACTATAACTCTCCACTTTATATTATATAGATAATTTTTTTTCATGTTTTCATTTAAGTTTTGGTACACACATTTATATAAGACATTCATTCATTTTAGAACGAAAAATTTGTTTTTCTTGGTACTTTTACTATTTTATATCAATTTTATTTTACTTgtatctctactactaattatgttAGTAGTGTAGGCGTCCAACACCGCGTGGCGCACGTTCTGCCACGCCCGCATCCCGCGTACGCCCTCAGCAGCCCCAGCCGCGCATCCCGCAGCCTCCACGCTCCTTCCATCCTCGCGAGGATCCCCCAGCCGCTCCTTCCATCCTCGCGGATCCGGATCCGCGCATCCCGCTGCCGCGTCGCAGCCGCTCCTTCCATTCGCGAGGATCCCCCAGCCGCGCATCCCATCCTCGCGAGGATCCCCCAGCCGCTCCTTCCGTCCTCCTGGATCCGAGCGTGACCCCTGGCCCCGGCGTCGGCGGGCGTGGCCCCTGGGCCACAACGGCGGGCGCGACCGTCCCAGCCTGTGTGGGTGCGGCGGCTCCGTTCGCACGGCTGCGGGACGGCGCGCGGGCAAGCGTCCCCggtgcgcgggcgcgcggcgctcGGTGGCGGCGGCTCCGTTCGCACGGCTGCGGGACGGCGCGCGGGCAAGCGTCCCCGGTGCGCGGGCGCGCGACGCTCGGTGGCGGCGGCTCCGTTCGCACGGCTGCGGGACGGCGCGCGGGCAAGCATCCCCggtgcgcgggcgcgcggcgctcGGTGGCGGCAGCTCCGTTCGCACGGCTGCGGGACGGCACGCGGGCAAGCGTCCCCGGTGCGCGGGAGCGCGGCGCTCGGTGGCGCGCGGGCACAGGCACGGCGGCCGGCCCCCGGTCTGCGCTACGGCCGCGGCCTCGGCATGCGGCAACGGAGCCCCATTCGCACGTATGGTACATCCTCTGaggggtcgaggccgaatccgcCGATGAGAAGGCCGAATCCACCGATGAGAAGGCAACAGCGGTGATGGAGAGGCTGGCGGTGGCCACGAGGGCGTTCTTCGCTTCGGCCTCCGGCGGCGGCACTGGCGGTGAGGTCGGCGACAGCATGGGGAGGAAGACCACGGCGGCTCGGTGCCCTCCTACCATCGGCAGCACGTGATCTCGTGTATGATGTCGACTCCCAGCTCTACTACCACACCAGGTAGCTGCCTCCTTTCTCTCTACGTGTTGTAGGGTTCCACTGATTGGGCGTCGATGGTAGAATTTCGTGATGAACTAATGAAAGGATTCGACCAAGGGAAGTTTAGATGGTGACAACCGGCTTCTGGTGTATGAATTTATGCCCAAGGGAAGTTTGGAGAACCATCTGTGAAGAGGTTCTCTGTTATACTCTGGTTTCTTTAGATATACATCTCCGATAGATCTTGAGATCTGCAGACATGACCTCCCCTCATAAGTAATATCACCGGAAGTATCTTGACAAGACTACATGAATAAGAACAAACGATAGAAACTGGGAGCACAAGCTAGCTTGATGGTTTTGTGAATAAAGAAATAAACAATAGCAGCACTAAATACATCGTTCTGCTGTATATGGTTGGTGCACTCACCTTTCACTAAAGTGAAAGCCTGAACAATGAGGGTTAAGGGGGAGGGCAGATAGTATTAGTGAGTGGGTAGTATATTGCACCACAAGTTACATCTTACCATCCACATAAATTTAGTAATAGAGTTCTCAGCCACCAGGttacatgtgcctccttcaaaaaTACTTATGCTATTAGAGTATTTGCTCTGGTACTAATCTTTTTACTGCATCAATTACATATGCACCACACAATAAATCATCTTGCTCCACATGGTTAGGTTCAAATGTAAGTTACCTTCGTTTCTAATTATTGCTAGCAATTGGTTAGGTTCTGAATAAAATTGAATGCAAAAACTATAGTTCAGTTTTGTTCTGTAATAGAGTTCAACTCATTATTAAAGTTAAGTTCTGGAATTAAAGTTCAACAATATAGTTCTCAGCCACCATGTTACATGTGCCTTCTTCAAAAAGGATTGTGTTATTAGAGTTCAGTATTAGAGTTTAGTACTGGTACCTGGTACTGCTCATGGTCCCATGACTACCTAATGTGAGAACAAAGGGGGGCATCCAGAGCACTGACTAAATCATTCAATAGTAGCAGTAACACACTAAGTATTATGTACACTAGAATCTTGACATGGCATGTATCTACAATCTTTAAATTATCTGGTATGTATTTTGTATACCTCTATCAAATGATAGCATGCAACCCAAGGTTCTCAGGTCTTGCAAATTTTGTTGATTTAACAAACTATGACAACTGGATATTTTCAGCATTCTTCATAAGCAAGTAACTGTGTGTTAGGGTCAAGAAATACTTTCTGTATGTAGATATGGATCTAATTCTCTAACCTCCTAACAAACCTGCTACTTCTCTCATCCAAAATTTTGTAAATAGAATTAGCGTAAGTAATTCTGCATCGGAGACGCCATGCCACGATGCAGTTCTTGATCTAAATTAGCGAAGCGTCGGAGGTACGGGCATAACGATACTAAATTCTTGCGTTTCTTGATCTCTGTTGGATGCCTCCGGACGAGCCTGGGGAGCGCGCCGTTCGCGGCTTCAGCTTCCACGACATGGTCATCGAGACGCCATGCCACGATGTGCGCCTCTAGGACTTGGACGCTGAGGGGGTCCGCGACGTGCAGCTCGCCTACGCGGAGCGTGTGCGGCAGCTCGGGGAGCACCTTGCGGTGAAGTATGTTCAGGTAGAGCCGTAGAGGGGGCTTTTAACGTGTGTGCATCCCATTTCTGCTTAGTTTGTCTTTATCATACGACTGGGACATTTAGTAAACACAAATATGTTCATTTTCCAGATTGACTTGCTTCTACTATCCGATTGTTTGTGGATAACTTTTTTACTTTTTTATGCTGATTTCATTATGATGTAGGTGTTGCATTAGATGTGAAATGTGATGATCTAAATGGGGAGGAGAAGATGCAGCAACATGAGATGGTGATGGATACATAAGCACAATAATTATCATGATTCCTGAGGCCAGCATAAAATTATTTAGGCTTCCTTTAATGTTGTAAATAGTCTAATTCTTCTTATAAATCTTTTTTTGCAGCCAAATACTAAAAACGACGATGGTGTCACGATATTGTTACCCACTATTGTTGCATGTTCCCTCCCATGCTTGGAGGTCCTAATCGAGGTCTGTAGTATAATATGATAAGTAAAACATGTGTATTCCCTCTGCTATACCTTCTTACTTCACTGTCATTTTCTACTAAGACCTTTGGCTCTTGGCACACAAGTCAAACTCATCACTGATATCTTGCACGATCTATTtgattttatttttgaaattgACCTTTGCACCCACAAAGATACATTCGTTTCTATGATTCCATATCCACCATGCTACCAAATGATCAACAAATTAAATCCCCTATGATATTGTTGAGACCTTGGTTCCCCTTTCATACGAGTTAGACACACACTTCTTGTATTTTTTGTAAGTTTACAGGTGTTATGTAGCCTTTTGAACATTTATTATAAAACTATGTTCATGATTTGTTGTGTGATCACAAACAACTCTGGGAGTCAGGGACTACGCCACTACCGAGAGCTCCGGGAGGGATATTGCTGGCCAACGGCGGCCAGGCGATCGCCTCCATGGCATGGAAGCTTGAGGGGTCATGTCCATTAGGGAGAGCAGAGGAGATCCGATGAGTCCATTCTCTAGAGTCCAGACTCCAGACTAGGATAGAACAAGGCTGAGGCATCCAGTTTCATCAGTTCATCACGTCAGTTACCAGGCGCACGCCACATGGCTGATTACCAAGGTGGGCCTTTCCTATCCTCTTCACACCTTTCTTGATGCAGTGTCAATCTTTAAATAATCTCGACATATATCTTCTCCTTTCATTTTCTATGCTAGAGTTACCTTCATTCGATAtattttttccttttatttatctttGCTTCAAACAAATATATTATTTTCTAAAGTACTGACTTTTTGTGTCCTGTAAAAGTaaaacctatttgaatagtcaAATCTTAGTTGTATCTATAACAAGATGAAAGTGGTGGCAGCCAAGATGAAAGTGGTGGTGGCCGCATCAAAGGAGAAGGTGCAACAAGACGAACCGAAAGGTGAGAAGATTTCTTTTCCCAAATCAACTTGCATCTACCTGTGATTGTTTGTGAACAAGTTTTTATGCTAATTTTTTTATGTAGCTGCTATCTCAGATGTGAAATGTGACAACCCAAAAGAGGAGGGCAATGTGCAGCAAACCAAAAGGTTAGAGGATTTCACTTCCTCAATTTCTTTGGTTACACTGTTTGTTTGATGCTGATTTTGTTATCATGTAGTTGTTGCCTCAGATGTGAAATGTGATGACCTAGAGCAGGAGGAAGATTCCAATAAAAATGGGGAACTGGAGGAGTGTAACAAATGTGTAATTTATTTTTTTCCACTCTATATGCTATCTTAGAAGTTTCAAAAGTTCCTTGTTTGTGCGTAATTCAAAATTTACTATTAGTCATTGTTCCTGAACAACCCTTGATTTTATTTCTTGAATGTGCACCTGATTCGTCTAATGGAATCATAGAACCACATGTTGTGCTACTATTTTGGTTAAGAATTACAATGATCTTAAGGCATTTGTTTTGTATGTTGTCTCTTAATTTTGTCTActttttatatttcatttttcatCTGTATTGTTGTGTGCTGATTACAAAATGAAAAATGTATGATACCAACCATTAATATTTTAGGACTCACTAAGCAAAGCCAAAGATAAGTGTTTGAACAACTATCCATCTACCTATGTGATATATATAAAACCCGTAACAACGCTTCAtctatgtaatcgttgtgcactaaaatttatcgaataatttgtacgccgtcgcaacgcacgggtacataCCTAGTTTGTACAAATGTCATTTATTAAATATCATGTATTGTTGTTTACCTTTTGTTGTATGATTCGATTGTTTaaaaatattatttatatatttttgttGACTTGGATATGGAAGATCACGAGAAATCTATTTTAATTTAAGTTTGTTTTGACTATCTATTGACTATCTATAAACTTGTACTTAAATAAAAATCCATATGTACATATGTTAAATTTTAGGGTATGTTATTTGAGTTAAATTGAGTAAATATTTAAATAACCTATCCATTTTATATTTGTATCAAAGATATTCGAATTCGTATACTAATATGAACTAAAATATGGTAAACTGTGACATTCGAATCCGTGTGTATTCGATCCGTTAAACTTCTCAGATTTGCCATGAATGCAGCTGCTCGTGCCGCGGACCACGGTAGTACAGCCACTCCCAGTCCCAGATACTGCTGTAGGATTACTCCCCGCTCCTCTCTCCACAGTCCACACACACAAACTGTATTTCTCATTTTTTCAAGAATCATAAAAATTTTAAAGACATGCACGTCTATAAAAAGGGTAGTAACATTTGTGATACCAAATAATCAGGAAATCTGTTTCGTAGAATCGCAGTTATCTATTTAGAGACATAAGTATTAATAATATTCTATATACACTGAATCAATCCAAACTTGGACGCGCATCTTTTCAGTGACTGAGGCAGCAAACATGTTGTTGGCTAATGCAAAATGTACGAATACGCAACATCATATACACATGTAGCGGCTGTGAAAATGGCAACACGCAAAAAAAAAAAACGGGTCAATTCGAGAAGGCGCGAAGAGAAAAGTAAAAGAGGAAAAAAAATGGCATTGAGTGGCCAAGAAATCAAAGGCATACGTCCAATCGTATACGAACAAGGCGAACAGTACGGCGAGGCAGAGCAGGCGCAGCCTTTTTCTTAATCACCACGGCGCCCTGCCTGCCGTCGTGCCCGTGCGAGCCCTCGTGGTAGGCCCGCGGCGGACTGCCGGGCGCTCAGCTCAGCGATAGATGCGCGGCGCGGGAACGCAAGCGCTGCGCCTGCGCTGCACACACGCGGGCACGGCACACGGCAGCGCCGGTTCGCAGGCCGTCTCTGCCCGGTCGGCCACGCGCCGGTCCAAGGCACAGTGGCACACGCCGCGGTGCCGGTGCTGGTGCCAGTGCCAGTGCCAGTGCCACGCGCGCGCACGGGCGGGCCCGCGGCGCTGGTCAGGTCGTACGCTCCCGGCGTCGCGACTCGCAGCCATTGGGCTTGGGCAGCGGGCAGGGCCGCCCTTGGTCGTCTTCGTCTCCAGTTGGACGAGCGTCGTCCACTCACTGCATGTGACGACGGTCACGGCATGTAGAGCTGGTTCCGGCACTTGCACCGCCACGCCTCCGGGTAGTACTCCGTGGTGACCAGGACCCCCGGCGGCACGGACACGTGCACCGGGTAGCATGGGTTGCAGCTGCCGCATTTGGACGCGCACCGCGGCGGATGCGAGCCCGGGCCGCCCGACAGCAGGCGCCGCCGTCCGGTGTAAACCATCTCCTGCAATCACACGCGAACGAAAAAGAGAAACAATTAGTCATCAGTACTCCCTACCCTATTAGTAACAGGTTCAACCGAGCTAGAGCCCTTTCCTAGCCGACATATGATGGTGTTTTGATTGCCGCAACAGAAAGCATGGTATGGTATGGTATGGTCGCTCAGGGTACGGTGGGCCACCGGGCTCTGCCGCCGTCGGGACGGGACGGGGACGTCGTCATCGGACGTAGGCCGCCGTGAAGCTGGCGGGGTCATCGGACGACAGCGCTGCGTGCTAATACTGATCGAGACCGGCGGACTCGCCGCGGCCCTTCTACGTACGAGAGGCGGGGTCACGATTCACCACCCCCTGCATGGAGATGGACGCGCCCGGCTCGCAGATTCGCAGCTGCTTGGAATGGTGCCGCACCGTACGTGCGATTTAGACATGTCACCTACTacacacatgcatgcatgcatgcttgcATAACTCTAAGCCTCTACTACAAGTCTACAAGCTAACAACCCAACGCCAAACATGGAGCGCGGACATCCCGCATGATTCAGTCTCTGTGTTAATTTCTTTGTGTTTGATACGGTGTTTAATTTCTTCTTCATAGCTGTACCAACTTCGTTGCACAGCGAACCAGATCGTACCCGTGTCGTGTTCGTtaatgaatgaatgaatgaacGAATCGAGACGACGAACGCACCTCATCGGTCGTCGCCACCTGACCGCCGGGATGGGCTGCTGCCGCTGCCATGGTCCTCCCGCCGGAATCTGTTCATCGAGAGAAGGAACTGGAATGAGAATCA from Zea mays cultivar B73 chromosome 6, Zm-B73-REFERENCE-NAM-5.0, whole genome shotgun sequence harbors:
- the LOC100216643 gene encoding uncharacterized protein LOC100216643, with product MGRQSTRWWSGGSGSARTLGVGVAVVVALVVSLCFAFIGGRRLAGTLVGGGTPASDSGGRTMAAAAAHPGGQVATTDEEMVYTGRRRLLSGGPGSHPPRCASKCGSCNPCYPVHVSVPPGVLVTTEYYPEAWRCKCRNQLYMP